The Setaria viridis chromosome 6, Setaria_viridis_v4.0, whole genome shotgun sequence genome includes the window GTTTCCAGCATAGGAAGCTTCATGTCAAGTCTGTGTCTAAACTTTTTTGGAGAAGTCCCTTTCGACACAAAGAAAGGGAGAACCTTTGATGCATCTGCAAACTTTCATGGATGTCTCTGCTTCGCTATCACATccggttttaaaataaaaccaaatgctacctatatgtatgtcaggatctagtttcatacatatagtgacatcatcagtgaataacagtaacagtatcatgtaaagaaatataaataataatttacgagtctatcagagatatataGCTTAATCCTGaaaacgaaggctccaaacttcacaggcaatagactgggggttgcgtacgcctagaactcagcatcatcttcaaaaagacttcacacaccttcctctaCTGAGCAGcggtaagcaagggtgagtacacttatggttggtactcagcaaggccacaagaaataaccaaaataacgatttaagtccatcttcaagtttattaatcatgtgagggttcaggccgctcttgaccgtgagcacggctgatatatcagttttacactctgcagaggttgtacactttcaccacaagtcgcgtaaaaattcagaagaactttggacccaaccatgttgtgcaaaagtaggcacctatcacactaccgaggtgtgattgcatagggacgctacaagacctttacaaagattccctagtgaGGATAGCTCGCTAAGGTTTTAATGATCAGCGcaatgcataaacctctctcaaactgcgaagctaccatagagtaGATTAGTTTGAGGGTCGGGTTATACACCAACTGCTATCTCCCCCTCTTTTCCCTTTTAGGTAAAACTACCACAAACTAGAGTTTTTCAtaaattagccaagaccagagccatatagttcttgtggttgcactgttttcctaggtgatcgctccatgttccaattaatgcatgcatagtattcttgtaaaaataagcatagatagaaggatggttagggacacttgcctttctccaacgaaaagttactcttactgctcttcacctcttactctcttgaaactcttaatcttcaaatctttcgaacaactatccttctactcgaagcaatcaccggcacaaacatatcagcaaacaaacaagtacaactaagaacaatacaccaaaataaaagaaaaactttaAAAGAGCGCACTAAGGGATAGGATTTAATTCTAAGATCACGAAGGCGCGTAAAACACTAAGACACATAGATCACGAAGGCGCATAAAACAGGCAGCGGTAAGGAGACGAGGCAGTGGTGGACCAGGACGGCAGGGGCGTGCGgggcggtgggggaggagggtcGGGCGGCGCGAGGCGCGGAGCGGCTACAGCTTGGCGCGCACGCCAAGGCCGGCGGCAGTGGAGGCCATGGCCGGCCTAAGGTCTGGCGCCGCCCGGTGGGCCATGACGGGCTGGAGGGTCGGGAGGCGATCGGAGTGGGGTAGAGCGGGCTGGGCCCGAAGGATAGGATTGgttctcttttcttttgaatAATATATTTCCCGTGaaagaaaaatctagaaaattcagataattcatttaattcatgaaaaatacttcaaaaattctaaaaattctagaaaaaatcctggagatagattgggacacgaggagtctaaataaaatacttggaactcgtgaaagagaatttagagccttctaataaatagatttagctctaagAAATTgagaataaattctagaaaaagctggaaaattctcagaaggatCTGGACATCGTCTAAATGCATATTAAAAtattttgcactcaagaaacaccaggATGTATTGGCATGAAAACAACACACATATAACAACTCTATTTAGAAAAACAACCAATTGTTTTTCCCATACAACATTTCCtattaagaaaataaatgttggaaaattttTAAAGTTATGagaaaatttattgtttaattatttttttaatcatatcctaaattcaaaaattttagggTGTGACACTCACTGGAGGGAGTTTAATTTCTCACAAAAAACCATCCCTGCCTCGGAAATGTTATGTCCATAAAAGAATTTTTCTATTGCTGAATCCTACAAACAATTGTTTGAGCTCACACACAACAGGGTGCCTTACCTTGACTCACAATGTGAAACAGAAACTAAGGACTCACAATGTGAAACAGAAACTAAGGGGTGTTTTGGttaccctgctaaactttagcacctatcacatcaggtatttagatactaattaagagtattaaatatagtctaattataaaactaattgcacggatggagtctaattcgcgagacaaatctattaagcctaattagtccatgatttgataatgtggtgctacagtaaccatttgctaatgatggattaattagccttgatagattcgtctcgcgaattagactccatttgtgcaattagttttataattagctcatgtttaatcctcctaattagcatccgaacatccgatgtgaccatGTTAACTTCAACCATATGAATGGAAACTGTTTGCATCACCGCCGTTATCATGTTTCGTGTCCCCATAGGACAAGTTAAGAAGCGATCAGGGAGCAGAGCTGCTGATCTTTGGGAAGCCTAAAATCTATGCAGTGACAGAGCCTGATGAGCAATCTGCATGGTTCTTCGTGCTTTCCCCTCCTCGACGCGTCTATACAGACCTGCAAGTTTTGACGGGCGTTTAGACACGCTCTGATTATCCTCGACCCCCTGTTCTTGCTACTGCGAGCCGTACGACTTGAATAAACTTACCTGACTAATCATTTCGTCTCGGTAATGACCCTCTCTGCTCTTTGCGTCTCGGTAACCATTGCTTCTCGGAAATGGACATTCTGAACGGCTTCCGCAGACTTTTCTCTGCATCTCAATCATGCTTAGCATGCATGCTGACACGGTTTCAAGTTACCATCTCCTTTCTGTTACCAACTGATCTCTCTCTGAAGAAACTGACGACGAAAGCTGGCATCTTGACCTGTCACAAGTGTTTCATCTCCTTATGTTTTGAGCTGCCGGGAGGAGACTACTGGTAGCTAAATCCGCACACAGGGCTGACTTCTGATCTGATGAAACATCGGTTACCGCTGCCCTGTTGGCGTTGCACAAGCAACCCCCTTTTGCTCACTGAAGATGCGCAGCCCCTGTTTCCTTGACAAAAATTAACAGTTTCTATCAGCCCTTGTTTGGCAAAAGCCGCTGAAAGTTTTCAATGTTTAGCACTCAATCTGCCTAGATGAAACCTTGCTGAGTAAGCAGGTTACATAGATCGACCATGTTACTGACTGTAGGGGAAGTTTCAAGCAACACGCTTTTACAATTTCAGCCGTGTTTACCTAGCAGCTCACATTCTCGCAAAGCTTTGGTTCACTCGGTTTCGTTGCCGTCCTCAAGACTTGAACTCCCTTTCACTTTGCAAGACCGGCAAGCAGTTCTTTTGTGTCGGATGCCACAGTGCGCAAGGGCAAAAGTGGGAGCAACAGCGTAACCGAAAGGTGCCCCGATTAAAGAAGAGACGGCCATGATTTgtgctagcagcagcagcagtggctTGCAAGTCacttcttgccttcttggctCTCGCAGTGTGTGAGTACTACGTTGTGATTTTTTACTGCTACTGCTACGTCCGAAAGGAGGATTTAACAGTAACAGTAACAGCAGGAAGTTACCGCGTTGTCCAAACGGGGTAAAAGATTGCAGTCGGCATCAAAGCTTGTGTGGTTTGCTTTAGTAATCAAAAGATTAGATTCGGGGCTTCACGGACCCCGAGGCTAATGATAGTTTTGTTTAAGTGTTTGGAGATTAGAGAGGTTAAGGGAGTCAGAAGGGTAAGGCCAACTGCTCTGTATTGCATTGGAATCTTTTCATGAAGGAATGGTAGCAATTTCTTTGGAAATTCTAGCTATgtaaaaaatgagaaaaaatcaagatgatctCTCTTTTTTCAGAAGAAAATTGCCTTCGGCCTTAAACATAAACTCCCTCTCATTTTGAATGGAAATAGAGTCTACAAGTGATCAGCCCAATGCTTTCTTCAATGTAGCACTACTATGCTAACAGTCAACTAATGATGAGAGAGCAAGGGACACACATGATTTTTAATTACAAGCAGGCAGATTAAACAACGCCAGTGGTAGTCGGCACTGTCAGAGTGTCAGTCAGGAGGCCATGAGATTTGGTAATGTCAGATGTCAGATTAAATGGTAGGAGTAAGAAGCAAGAAGTCACAGTGGAGTAGTTAGCTACACTACtgctaatttctttttttttttgaaatgtccACTATTGCTAATTTCCAGAAAATTTTGTGGCCGTAAATAAGAATGATGAATTCTATTTCGAAATGAATTTGCAGGGCATTTTATTTGTATGATCCTACCTTCGCTATATACCACATCAAAAACTTGAAGAGAGATGCTTTTGGGGAGGACACTGCGATGCCAAACCGAGCTAAGCAAACAAAAGCAAAGGCTAAAACAAGAGTAAAAGGCTCCCTTGGGCGGTCAATACTGAAGAGTTCCATAAATTCAAGAACTACCCGtttgatctctctctctctctctctctagtccCCACCATGGATTCATTTGCATGGGCGACGGTCTCTCAGACCGCAGGGCTAGGCGGCGGCGTCTCCGACGGGAGAGGCGGGGGTCTCTTGCCGCCGATGCCCGGGTTCCAgctcccaccgccggccggtCTCGAGCACTTCTCGGTGGACTCCGGCCTCGTCGAGCGGGCGGTGCGCTCCTCGTCCTGCTTCGGCGCTGGAAATGGAACAGCACCCACTGCAAGCGCCTCGAACATCACCTTGGAGGGGGCGTCGGGTCGCCGGAGCAAGGTCGCCGGCGGGAGCAGCAGTGTCAATGGCGTCCACGGCGAGGTCGCGACCGGAGACTGCTCCTCCGGTGGACCGGAGCCGGAGAAGAGATCAAGCGAGGTAAGTTCTCACCCTACTTACTGTTCACCCGTCTCCACCAATCTTTGTCGCACAACTTTGTTGCCGTTGCGTCGTAGGACGTTCTAGGGACGGATCAAGCGAACGCGTCCACGGGTTCTGCAAACGAGGGCTCGGGCAGCAAGGGCGTCAACGGCGAAAAGAATGGCCTGgccgcagcgacggcggcggccggcaagaGGAAACGGAAGGGATCGAAGGAGCCTGACGAGGAAGGCGAAGGGTACATCCATGTCAGGGCCCGGAAGGGGCAGGCAACCAACAGGCACAGCCTCGCAGAGAGGGTATATACAAACTGCACTACAATACTATTCAGACTTTTATTGCAACATTTCAGGAGTAGCACCTGAACTGAATTGGTTCATCGAACTTTACTTTTGTGTAGTTGAGAAGGGAGAAGATCAGCGAGAGGATGAAGCTTCTGCAAGACCTTGTTCCTGGTTGCAGCAAAGTGAGCCTTCTGACCCAAAGAGCAGCCTTGTCACCCCTGATATGTGAATTACACAAGAATGACTCGTTTTGTTCTTCTTGGGATGGATTTGGTTTGGTTTAGGTCACCGGGAAGGCGGTAATGCTGGATGAGATCATCAACTACGTCCAGTCCCTGCAAAGGCAGGTCGAGGTATGGTCTCTCCTCAATCTTCAGAAAGAAGGAAAGCCACTGAAAGCTTCTCATTTGACTGAATATCTGACACTGATCAAACAATTTCCTGTTCATCTTGCAGTTCCTATCGATGAAGCTTGCGGCTGTCAATCCACAGCTCGGCCTCAACATAGAAGGGCTTCTTTCAAAAGATGTATGCAGTCGATTCATCACACCTGGGAGTTCTTCCTTGCTCTCTTTCCAGTTTGTATTTGCAAGAAATGTTCATCAAAATTACAAAACGCGCTCTGTTTCCTTTGATGACATGCAGCTTATCCGCTACCCCAGTGCTCCTTCATCTGCTCCAATCGGATTCTCAGTGGCGCAGTCAGGCATGGTCCAGGAAGGCGTTCATAGCGTGGCCAGTTCAAATGGGTTCAGAACAGTCATGCAGGACCAACTGAACGAGAGAGACTCGTTCAGGGAGCATGTTTCTCAGGTTTGCAAAGCAGAACATCagtatttctttttcctttttgttttccttttgaaaCTAGAACATCTGTATTTCCACATACCCTAGTGTGTAGTCTACAGGGCTATCAATGAAACATGTTCAAGTACTCATGATTCATGAGTCCTATTCCTaaaggccttttttttttggagtagAAATAGCTAGCGGCTATGCATTTCTAAACGGATTGATTTTCAAGAATTCTAACGAATTCTCAGTCTCTGGAGCAGATGCCTCGCGCTTTCGATGGATGGTTCCACAATGCAGGGCAAACAGCGTACAGGGCAGTCATCGATCCTGAACATCTGAGCATCAGGCCTGATCAGGATGGGTTTCATCTGTGATGTTCATCTCCAGCTCCATGGATGACCAAAGTTTCTTCTCATCTGCAGACGTCTAGAGAGAGAGGCACAGAACTAGCATGTGCACTGGAGTAACTGCATAGTGCAGGAGCAGGACTGCGGGACAAGTTTGAATGCTCCAGGAAAGTTTAGGCATTGCTACCACTGCTCCAGGGTTGTACATGGGGTGTCGTTTGTGTTCAGAGCTGAAAGTTCAGACACCGAAAGTAGGGATCTGTAGCTAAGAATTTATGATGTTGGAAACCCTGTCTGGGTGGAGCATGGAGTCTGGAGTGACTATTCCTGAAGATAAAATACTCACAAAAATAGGCAGAATTGCTGCAGAGTGCATTTTAGTTGCAAGGAATTGTTTGTATTGTTAACAGCGCAAGTTTGAAAACAGCAGTCGAAACATATGTTCAAATTGAACACTTACTTTTACTCGCTCCTTctacttatttttttttaccacaGTATGGGCATAAGTTTTATGAATGTTTCTGCAGCCTGCAGCATTTTGTTAGAGCTACTCTTGCCTACTTCCGTTTCTGTTCCTGACTTCTTCACGGTATAGTAACAATAAGACATTAATGCAACATTAGGGATCATATAAACTTCAATAGCTCTAACCTCGTGCTTTCCAATCACCATTTTACCCTGTTGATCACTCGGACAAGTACATGAACCAATTGCCGTACAGTACAATAACGAAGGCAAAGACAAGGAGTACTCTATCGTGATGTGTAAACGGCTCAGGCAATCACCACATCGTAGCGGCCTTAGCAATGGCTTTCATTCATCATTAGTACTGCATCTCATTGCTAAAGTCAAGAATACAATACATCTGATCTTGATAAGACTACATGTCAGTAAAAATATATAAACAGGAAAAGAAATGCAATGTGGGTGGCGCAGTAGCTTTTTCTTATAGAGGGACATCTCAACTTTTTTGATGCATTCGATCTTCATGCTTTATTGATAAGGCCACTACCCCATCCAACATTAAAATGGAAGTGGCTGGCAAGTCTACACCTACAAAAATTGCCATGGAAGTAACCCGTATAAAAGGATTTGTAACCAAATAATGTCCTAGCCCATAATATTGATTTCACCCCCTGTCAGAACTAAATATCTAGCTTGAACAAAGGATGCCCAAGAGATAACTCACTAATCCCTCCACGGGTCGCTCTCGGGTCTTACTTCTGAAGGCTCAATCACCTCCGTTACAGTGCCTTCAGATGCGTCTGCCCCTGCGCTGGCCTCATCATTACTTGCTTCAGCTTCCTCTGTGTCAGACCTCCCCCATCGCCCACCAAGGGCAATCGCCATCATCTCGTAGATCTTGCCACCCAACTCTGCTGGGCTCTCAGGCTGGACATCACCAGTGAACAAATATTCAAACATATCAGTAAATG containing:
- the LOC117860893 gene encoding uncharacterized protein isoform X2, whose amino-acid sequence is MDSFAWATVSQTAGLGGGVSDGRGGGLLPPMPGFQLPPPAGLEHFSVDSGLVERAVRSSSCFGAGNGTAPTASASNITLEGASGRRSKVAGGSSSVNGVHGEVATGDCSSGGPEPEKRSSEDVLGTDQANASTGSANEGSGSKGVNGEKNGLAAATAAAGKRKRKGSKEPDEEGEGYIHVRARKGQATNRHSLAERLRREKISERMKLLQDLVPGCSKVTGKAVMLDEIINYVQSLQRQVEFLSMKLAAVNPQLGLNIEGLLSKDLIRYPSAPSSAPIGFSVAQSGMVQEGVHSVASSNGFRTVMQDQLNERDSFREHVSQMPRAFDGWFHNAGQTAYRAVIDPEHLSIRPDQDGFHL
- the LOC117860893 gene encoding uncharacterized protein isoform X1, which gives rise to MDSFAWATVSQTAGLGGGVSDGRGGGLLPPMPGFQLPPPAGLEHFSVDSGLVERAVRSSSCFGAGNGTAPTASASNITLEGASGRRSKVAGGSSSVNGVHGEVATGDCSSGGPEPEKRSSEDVLGTDQANASTGSANEGSGSKGVNGEKNGLAAATAAAGKRKRKGSKEPDEEGEGYIHVRARKGQATNRHSLAERLRREKISERMKLLQDLVPGCSKVTGKAVMLDEIINYVQSLQRQVEFLSMKLAAVNPQLGLNIEGLLSKDLIRYPSAPSSAPIGFSVAQSGMVQEGVHSVASSNGFRTVMQDQLNERDSFREHVSQSLEQMPRAFDGWFHNAGQTAYRAVIDPEHLSIRPDQDGFHL